The segment GAGTGGATTTCTGTCATCCTCGCCTGGTAGTCGTTGTGTGTTGTGCCTTCTACCACGTTTGCCCGTAGCACATTTCGGGTTGCATCAATTTCATCCATAAGTTGTCCAACTTCCTGCAGGGTAGATGCCATTTGTTGGGCAGTTTGTAATTCAACCTGCAGCGAATCTACTTTCGATTGCAGTTGTTGTTTTTCTTTGGTGTCGCAATTGGTCAACAATGCTGCACTGAAGACCAGTAACAAAATTACTTTCAATGTTTTCATAAAATTGAATTTAGGCTACCCTGTAATAACGAAATGAAAAGGTTTTTCGTAAGCCGTGTAGGCCGTATGGCAGATTAATGGCAGGTATTTTAGTTGAATGGAGGGATCTGTCTTTGAATGTTCATTCAAAGATGAACATCATATTACTTTTTGAAAACAAAATATACAGCCAATACCAAAAATATAAATGCAATAAGGTGATTTATTCGGAAGGATTCGTTCTTGAAGAAAACGATTGAGAAGACCACAAATACGACCAGTGTTATAACTTCTTGAATTACCTTAAGCTGCATAAGTGAAAACGGTCCACCGTAACCTTTAAAACCTATTCGGTTAGCAGGTACTTGCAGTACATACTCAAACAAGGCAATACCCCAA is part of the Cyclobacteriaceae bacterium genome and harbors:
- a CDS encoding DMT family protein, whose amino-acid sequence is MKGVYTIVLLILSNAFMTFAWYGHLKFKEMKWSASLPLISIILISWGIALFEYVLQVPANRIGFKGYGGPFSLMQLKVIQEVITLVVFVVFSIVFFKNESFRINHLIAFIFLVLAVYFVFKK